The region TATCAGTAAAGTGTTCACCGAGACTGAAGCGTTACACTTTAGTTTTATAACGCCTGTCAGGTAAATATTATCCGGTAAACGGCCAGTCCGAAAGCCGCCAGTCCCAAACCGAGGGCACCCAGCGCGCCGCTACGGTTACCTTGCTTTTTCAGCCAGGCGGCATATGTATAGGCGTGATACCACGCACCTAACGCCGCCAGTGCAATTATGTAATCCATTACCTCACCTACTGTTTGGGTTACTGTGTCTCAGGCCGCATGCCTGAAGACCGCCACATCAGGCCGGTGCGACGCACTCTGGTTGATACCGCTACCTTAAACTCGGCCTGACCGTAAAGGGTTGCCCAATCAACCGCCATATAATCACGATAAGTGGGGAAACAGGCCCGGGCCTGATAACCGAACCCCACTACATCAGTCTGCAGGTCCCGGGTTTTAATCAACATATTAGTTACTTGCTGCTCCAGGACCTTACTCACCTGAGCCTCAAGCTGTTCCCGGTAGCCGCCGGTCTCGTAGCTGATGCCGCTGCCAATACTGGTTATCTCGGCTTCTATCTTTATTGTAACATCAATGACCGGGCGTCCGTCCGTCATGACTACTTTTATTTTCGGTGAACTGCCCAGCCGGATATAGCAATTAATATTTTCCTTGGGCATAAGCGGGTCTTCCACTACAACAAAACCACGGTCAAAATCACCGTGGACGATAGCCATAGCCCGAGTCTCTTCACTTGTCAGCAAGCCGACCAGTTTATCACCTTTAAACACGGCTGTGCCTACTGCTTCGACAGAACCCCCCCCGCCTTGACGCGGCATTGCTCCGGCTATATATTCAGCGTCTTTTTCCGGTGGCATAATCTCACCAACGGCATGTCCCCCATTCCCTGGATTAAGCCCGAACAGCGCTATGATCGGCGCAGCACTGTTGCTCTTTAACCGGACATAGAATTCATGGATATTAGTACGCGGGAAAAAACTATTATCGACACTTTTCAACATCATGCTTTCAAAAAACTTGGACTGTAATGTTTCGAATATGGGCTTATTGGCTGACAGCAGACGCTGTGCTGTTGTTCTGTTGGCAACAATCAGAAACATGCTGCCACGGTATTCGCGATACCGCATGAACGGGCTCGTCACCCGGGCAAGACCTTTACGGGCCAGTTCTTCCCCAATAATTATCGCTTTGACATGAGACAATATTGACGTTCTGGACAGCGAAGAATTCAAAAGCCCTCGTGTTTCAGCCAGATTTTCGCCTTCAAACGTCAGTAACGCGGGAGGTTTCTCGCCGCCTTTGCCGCTGTCCTGACCGCCAACGGCCTGTGGTAGAGCCACCAGATACG is a window of Sporomusaceae bacterium ACPt DNA encoding:
- the gerBC_2 gene encoding Spore germination protein B3, producing the protein MSARVIAIIFMVVLSLVAAGCNGAKETDEVAYIVAMGLDAGQDGKLKVTYLVALPQAVGGQDSGKGGEKPPALLTFEGENLAETRGLLNSSLSRTSILSHVKAIIIGEELARKGLARVTSPFMRYREYRGSMFLIVANRTTAQRLLSANKPIFETLQSKFFESMMLKSVDNSFFPRTNIHEFYVRLKSNSAAPIIALFGLNPGNGGHAVGEIMPPEKDAEYIAGAMPRQGGGGSVEAVGTAVFKGDKLVGLLTSEETRAMAIVHGDFDRGFVVVEDPLMPKENINCYIRLGSSPKIKVVMTDGRPVIDVTIKIEAEITSIGSGISYETGGYREQLEAQVSKVLEQQVTNMLIKTRDLQTDVVGFGYQARACFPTYRDYMAVDWATLYGQAEFKVAVSTRVRRTGLMWRSSGMRPETQ